In Paractinoplanes brasiliensis, the following proteins share a genomic window:
- a CDS encoding response regulator codes for MTEPQGTETERRLTVFLVDDHAMFRAGVRAELGAHVEVVGEASSVAEAVSKIAAIEPDVVLLDVHMPDGGGRAVLDAMRRSHPHVKFLALSVSDAAEDVIGLIRAGARGYVTKTISPDELAAAIRRVADGDAVFSPRLAGFVLDAFASRPDVPVADPELDQLTNREREVLRLLARGYAYKEIAKELFISIKTVETHVSNVLRKLQMSNRYELSRWAADRRLV; via the coding sequence ATGACCGAGCCACAGGGCACCGAGACCGAGCGGCGGCTCACCGTCTTCCTGGTCGACGACCACGCGATGTTCCGGGCCGGCGTCCGCGCCGAGCTGGGGGCCCATGTCGAGGTCGTGGGCGAGGCGAGCTCGGTGGCCGAGGCGGTCAGCAAGATCGCCGCCATCGAGCCGGACGTCGTGCTCCTCGACGTGCACATGCCCGACGGCGGCGGCCGTGCGGTGCTCGACGCGATGCGCCGCAGCCACCCGCACGTGAAGTTCCTGGCGCTCTCGGTCTCCGACGCCGCCGAGGACGTCATCGGCCTGATCCGGGCGGGCGCCCGGGGCTACGTGACCAAGACCATCTCGCCCGACGAGCTGGCCGCGGCGATCCGCCGGGTGGCCGACGGCGATGCGGTGTTCAGCCCCCGGCTTGCCGGCTTCGTGCTCGACGCGTTCGCCTCCCGCCCCGACGTGCCGGTGGCCGACCCCGAGCTCGACCAGCTCACCAATCGCGAGCGCGAGGTGTTGCGCCTGCTCGCGCGCGGTTACGCGTACAAGGAAATCGCGAAGGAACTGTTCATCTCGATCAAGACCGTGGAGACCCACGTCTCCAACGTCCTGCGCAAACTGCAGATGAGCAACCGTTACGAATTGTCACGATGGGCGGCTGATCGACGCCTCGTCTGA
- a CDS encoding ATP-binding protein, which translates to MTTAVNPPPRRLYRPRDHRIVAGVASGLAQHLGVPVLVVRIALVVLLGFNGLGLLLYAAFWAVLPQQVVTADPPQRRDLAMLLPFGAIGLGVVLLQSLVFQDSVAGTVGWLIAVVAVGAGIIWHQSDPTRRHLGGAVPQQPWLAAVVAESDRRFFLFRFIGGGVLVATGIIGVVAVYAPAGSLTAVINGVIFALVGLLGVGVVAAPLLWRMFNQLRAEREGRIREQERAELAAMIHDQVLHTLALIQRNSADIKEVQRLARGQERSLRNWLYKPAASPTERFAAALEQAAAEVEDTYAISVETVVVGDTECDERVAALVAAAREALVNAARHAGVSTVSLYAEVEESELSVFVRDRGAGFEMAGVKESRHGVRGSIIGRMQRHGGKAEIRSAPGDGTEVRLTLPASRESVSAAKEAAR; encoded by the coding sequence ATCACCACCGCCGTCAACCCGCCGCCACGCCGGCTGTACCGGCCGCGCGACCACCGCATCGTCGCGGGCGTCGCCTCCGGCCTGGCACAGCACCTGGGCGTTCCCGTGCTGGTCGTGCGCATCGCGCTGGTGGTGCTGCTCGGCTTCAACGGCCTCGGCCTGCTCCTGTACGCCGCCTTCTGGGCCGTGCTCCCGCAGCAGGTCGTCACGGCCGACCCGCCCCAGCGCCGCGACCTGGCCATGCTGTTGCCGTTCGGCGCCATCGGCCTGGGTGTCGTGCTGCTGCAGTCGCTGGTCTTCCAGGACAGCGTCGCCGGAACGGTCGGCTGGCTCATCGCGGTGGTCGCGGTCGGCGCCGGCATCATCTGGCATCAGTCCGACCCCACGCGCCGTCACCTCGGCGGCGCCGTGCCACAGCAGCCCTGGCTGGCCGCCGTGGTGGCCGAGAGCGACCGCCGCTTCTTCCTGTTCCGCTTCATCGGCGGCGGGGTGCTGGTCGCCACCGGCATCATCGGCGTCGTCGCCGTCTACGCCCCGGCCGGCAGCCTGACCGCCGTGATCAACGGGGTGATCTTCGCGCTGGTCGGCCTGCTCGGTGTCGGGGTGGTGGCCGCGCCGCTGCTGTGGCGCATGTTCAACCAGCTGCGGGCCGAGCGTGAGGGCCGCATCCGCGAGCAGGAACGCGCCGAGCTTGCCGCCATGATCCACGACCAGGTGCTGCACACGCTCGCCCTGATCCAGCGCAACTCGGCCGACATCAAAGAGGTGCAGCGGCTCGCCCGGGGCCAGGAGCGCAGCCTGCGCAACTGGCTCTACAAGCCGGCCGCCTCGCCGACCGAGCGTTTCGCCGCGGCCCTCGAGCAGGCGGCGGCCGAGGTCGAGGACACGTACGCGATCAGTGTCGAGACGGTCGTGGTGGGCGACACCGAGTGCGACGAGCGGGTGGCGGCCCTGGTCGCGGCAGCCCGTGAGGCGCTGGTCAACGCGGCCCGTCACGCCGGGGTGTCGACCGTTTCGCTCTACGCCGAGGTCGAGGAGAGCGAGCTGAGCGTGTTCGTGCGTGACCGCGGCGCCGGTTTCGAGATGGCCGGTGTGAAGGAGTCCCGGCACGGCGTGCGAGGCTCCATCATCGGGCGTATGCAGCGTCACGGAGGCAAGGCGGAGATCCGCAGCGCTCCCGGCGACGGCACGGAGGTACGGCTGACCCTCCCCGCGTCCCGGGAGAGCGTGTCGGCCGCTAAGGAGGCAGCACGATGA
- a CDS encoding PspC domain-containing protein — protein sequence MNDEAAESRGPSRPSQDVPASAADAPTPPATSTPAPDETQATPEAPATAEMPAPVETPATVEMPATETAPATVEMSDRETAQAAETAQAAETAASAGTAAGSDEPPTADLRTEAVPDDPQPETGPRAQPGAGDPPPWFPPAGDPHAGPFFSRDAFSREKLVRPRQGRYVAGVCGALARATNTDPVLWRVLLAVLGLLSGVGVLLYLIGWLVMPAEGDTASPIESLLGKGRAGMAPASVVLLGGAAVLTFAFIVQDGVRASLLACAVIVGAILLIKRTGTPQQGGPAGTFPGAGQPPTAPPATPPGPFEPTAFDKTAQFGAVPPPPGPAPATAPPTQPVGTPSAPPPPPPYAPPTSGYRPPFAPHGPYARPTPVTYPPAPPAPPVPPLRVKPPKPPRERSKLGRLTFFAALMVIGVIAAIDTAGASVAVSVYFAGALITVALGLIVGAWLGRARGLIALGILLSIGLMISTGAERWGGEVGNSVYRPVSPAAVADRYDFTAGSATLDLRQVNFTGQEQNVVVTMKFGQIRVLLPENVDTTALMQVKNGRAVIFGKEFQDGEINGESLTDLGRDGAGGGTLKLDLQMDTGNVEVIR from the coding sequence ATGAACGACGAAGCTGCCGAGTCGCGGGGCCCGTCCCGTCCTTCGCAGGACGTGCCGGCGTCCGCCGCCGACGCACCCACCCCGCCGGCGACTTCAACGCCGGCTCCAGACGAGACCCAGGCCACCCCGGAGGCCCCGGCCACCGCGGAAATGCCGGCGCCGGTGGAGACGCCGGCCACCGTGGAAATGCCGGCCACGGAAACGGCGCCGGCCACCGTGGAAATGTCGGACAGGGAAACGGCGCAGGCTGCGGAAACGGCGCAGGCTGCGGAAACGGCGGCCTCGGCCGGGACGGCGGCCGGCTCCGACGAGCCGCCCACGGCCGACCTGCGCACCGAGGCCGTGCCGGACGACCCCCAGCCCGAGACCGGCCCGAGGGCACAGCCCGGCGCCGGTGATCCGCCGCCGTGGTTCCCGCCGGCCGGCGACCCCCACGCGGGTCCCTTCTTCTCCCGCGACGCCTTCTCCCGCGAAAAGCTGGTGCGCCCCCGCCAGGGCCGCTACGTCGCCGGCGTCTGCGGCGCCCTGGCCCGGGCCACCAACACCGACCCGGTCCTGTGGCGGGTGCTGCTGGCCGTGCTGGGCCTGCTCAGCGGGGTCGGCGTGCTGCTCTACCTGATCGGCTGGCTGGTCATGCCGGCCGAGGGCGACACCGCCTCGCCGATCGAGTCGCTGCTCGGCAAGGGTCGCGCCGGGATGGCGCCGGCCTCGGTGGTGCTGCTCGGCGGCGCGGCCGTGCTCACCTTCGCCTTCATCGTGCAGGACGGGGTGCGCGCGAGCCTGCTGGCCTGCGCGGTCATCGTCGGCGCGATCCTGCTGATCAAGCGCACCGGGACACCGCAGCAAGGGGGGCCGGCCGGCACGTTTCCGGGCGCCGGGCAGCCCCCGACCGCCCCGCCCGCGACCCCGCCCGGCCCGTTCGAGCCGACCGCGTTCGACAAGACAGCCCAGTTCGGGGCGGTTCCCCCTCCGCCCGGTCCGGCGCCCGCGACCGCACCGCCCACGCAGCCGGTAGGCACGCCCTCGGCGCCCCCGCCGCCCCCGCCGTACGCGCCGCCCACCAGCGGTTACCGGCCTCCGTTCGCGCCGCACGGCCCGTACGCCCGGCCCACGCCGGTCACATACCCGCCGGCGCCCCCGGCCCCGCCCGTCCCGCCGCTGCGGGTCAAGCCGCCGAAGCCGCCGCGCGAACGTTCCAAGCTGGGGCGGCTCACGTTCTTCGCCGCGCTCATGGTGATCGGCGTGATCGCCGCGATCGACACGGCCGGCGCGAGTGTCGCCGTCTCGGTGTACTTCGCGGGCGCCCTGATCACCGTGGCGCTCGGCTTGATCGTCGGCGCCTGGCTGGGCCGGGCCCGCGGGCTGATCGCGCTGGGCATCCTGCTCTCGATCGGCCTGATGATCTCGACCGGCGCCGAGCGCTGGGGCGGTGAGGTCGGCAACAGCGTCTACCGTCCGGTGTCCCCGGCCGCCGTGGCCGACCGGTACGACTTCACCGCCGGCAGCGCCACGCTCGACCTCCGTCAGGTGAACTTCACCGGGCAGGAGCAGAACGTGGTCGTCACCATGAAGTTCGGGCAGATCCGCGTGCTGCTGCCCGAGAACGTCGACACCACGGCGCTGATGCAGGTCAAGAACGGCCGGGCCGTGATCTTCGGCAAGGAGTTCCAGGACGGCGAGATCAACGGCGAGAGCCTGACCGACCTCGGGCGCGACGGCGCCGGCGGTGGCACCCTGAAGCTGGACCTGCAGATGGACACGGGCAACGTGGAGGTCATCCGATGA
- a CDS encoding phage holin family protein, producing MKPHRMDGVSLSFGVLFLLVAAWWAVSQVITVHLPAVGWLVAGGLIVFGVIGLLGALRSARTPAEPVSVPATVERPAEPELPGDLTPEMHASIVQELMDNSVDRITKEHPNLASEQPRKD from the coding sequence ATGAAGCCGCATCGCATGGACGGCGTCTCGCTCAGCTTCGGCGTCCTGTTCCTGCTGGTCGCCGCATGGTGGGCGGTGTCACAGGTGATCACCGTCCACCTGCCCGCGGTGGGCTGGCTGGTCGCCGGGGGCCTGATCGTCTTCGGGGTGATCGGGCTGCTGGGCGCCCTGCGTTCGGCCCGCACCCCGGCCGAGCCGGTCTCGGTCCCGGCGACCGTCGAGCGTCCGGCCGAGCCGGAGCTGCCCGGCGACCTGACCCCCGAGATGCACGCCTCGATCGTTCAGGAGCTGATGGACAACTCGGTGGACCGGATCACCAAGGAGCATCCGAACCTGGCATCGGAGCAGCCCCGCAAGGATTGA
- a CDS encoding phosphatidylserine decarboxylase: protein MTPFPAVSQAPIVGVGATAARALTAEFARHNAATTAIVAGADHSSPVVASAVEALLPGDRLTLVAGERSTADLLRDHISGLGSWIADRVQVVETLDEAGQADVVIVGEPLTGTASDVRDLLDRMGKHLTDGGVVTLAVPATPGRTGGAAAEMFRQSALFGVGSDLVVRNQPPLRVHKLRFTAADVRVAATLAPAYRPSSVPLTRTMHIDSNGVAAAGIALGLAAAARIARPKSKLWLLPALAAAPVAAFFRDPERDLPDDPRAVVAAADGRVLSIERMTDERFGPGEFLRIAVFLSVLDVHVNRVPVAGRVTDYFVEDGGYANAMTAAAEHNVAAYTVLDTDHGTVAVAQRTGLIARRIVQRVPVGTLVARGERMGLIRFGSRTDVYLPADKADPQVSVNEKVVGGSSVIARWR, encoded by the coding sequence ATGACTCCGTTCCCCGCCGTGTCCCAAGCACCGATCGTCGGAGTCGGCGCCACGGCCGCCCGCGCCCTCACCGCCGAGTTCGCCCGCCACAACGCGGCCACCACCGCGATCGTGGCGGGCGCCGACCATTCCTCGCCCGTGGTGGCGAGCGCGGTCGAGGCCCTGCTGCCCGGCGACCGGCTCACCCTGGTCGCCGGCGAGCGCAGCACGGCCGATCTGCTGCGTGATCACATCTCCGGGCTGGGCAGCTGGATCGCCGACCGGGTGCAGGTGGTCGAGACGCTCGACGAGGCCGGCCAGGCCGACGTGGTGATCGTCGGCGAGCCGCTCACCGGCACCGCCTCCGACGTGCGTGACCTGCTCGATCGGATGGGCAAGCACCTCACCGACGGCGGCGTGGTCACGCTGGCCGTCCCGGCCACCCCGGGTCGCACCGGCGGGGCCGCGGCCGAGATGTTCCGGCAGAGCGCGCTCTTCGGCGTCGGCTCCGACCTGGTGGTTCGCAACCAGCCGCCGCTGCGCGTGCACAAGCTGCGGTTCACCGCGGCCGATGTACGGGTTGCGGCCACGCTGGCCCCGGCCTATCGCCCGTCCAGCGTGCCGTTGACGCGGACCATGCACATCGACTCCAACGGCGTGGCCGCCGCCGGCATCGCGCTGGGCCTGGCCGCCGCGGCCCGCATCGCCCGGCCCAAGTCGAAGCTCTGGCTGCTGCCCGCGCTGGCCGCGGCCCCGGTCGCCGCGTTCTTCCGCGACCCCGAGCGGGACCTGCCGGACGACCCGCGGGCCGTGGTGGCGGCGGCCGACGGGCGGGTGCTGTCGATCGAGCGGATGACCGACGAGCGGTTCGGCCCGGGCGAGTTCCTGCGCATCGCCGTGTTCCTGTCGGTGCTCGACGTGCACGTCAACCGGGTGCCGGTGGCCGGGCGCGTCACCGACTACTTCGTCGAGGACGGCGGCTACGCGAACGCGATGACCGCCGCCGCCGAACACAACGTCGCCGCGTACACGGTCCTCGACACCGACCACGGCACGGTGGCAGTCGCCCAGCGCACGGGGTTGATCGCCCGCCGCATCGTCCAGCGGGTCCCGGTCGGCACCCTGGTGGCCCGCGGCGAACGCATGGGCCTGATCCGCTTCGGCTCCCGCACCGACGTCTACCTCCCCGCCGACAAGGCGGACCCCCAGGTCAGCGTCAACGAAAAGGTAGTAGGCGGCTCCTCGGTAATCGCCCGCTGGCGCTGA
- a CDS encoding CDP-alcohol phosphatidyltransferase family protein, with translation MRRSGTIARQALMVRVGGRNSGRAATATRAEVIYTGVDPGRSLVPVAPHLAIPAPAEPAAESSSLLPGEHTAARRFRFAVVNACTLASLALGMLAIVLAMHDEVRLAAAFLVACVAFDGLDGALARKLGVSSPFGAQMDSLADMCSFGLAAPVVVYASLAHTVPTPAAAVACMLVAGCAAIRLARFNVSPKDGRFFSGVPTTLVAAVLALTVLIDLPLPGVVILGGVALLAFAMVSSFPYAKLARLVKLPAWFWLLPVVGALVDARLTFVMLVAVYLVSGPIMWARAKRV, from the coding sequence CTGCGCCGCAGCGGAACCATCGCGCGGCAGGCCCTGATGGTGCGGGTGGGTGGCCGGAACTCCGGCCGCGCCGCCACCGCGACCCGTGCCGAGGTCATCTACACCGGAGTCGACCCAGGCCGGTCCCTCGTTCCCGTCGCTCCCCACCTGGCCATCCCGGCGCCCGCCGAGCCGGCCGCCGAGAGCTCCTCGCTTCTTCCCGGCGAGCACACCGCGGCCCGCCGGTTCCGCTTCGCCGTCGTCAACGCGTGCACCCTGGCCAGCCTGGCCCTGGGCATGCTGGCCATCGTGCTGGCGATGCACGACGAGGTTCGCCTCGCCGCCGCCTTCCTGGTCGCCTGCGTGGCCTTCGACGGTCTCGACGGCGCTCTCGCCCGCAAACTGGGCGTGTCCAGCCCGTTCGGCGCCCAGATGGACTCGCTGGCCGACATGTGCTCGTTCGGCCTGGCCGCGCCCGTGGTGGTCTACGCCTCGCTGGCCCACACCGTGCCGACCCCGGCCGCCGCGGTGGCGTGCATGCTGGTCGCCGGCTGTGCCGCGATCCGCCTGGCCCGCTTCAACGTCTCGCCCAAGGACGGCCGGTTCTTCAGCGGCGTGCCGACGACACTGGTCGCGGCCGTGCTCGCGCTCACCGTGCTGATCGACCTGCCGCTGCCCGGCGTGGTCATCCTGGGCGGGGTGGCGCTGCTGGCGTTCGCGATGGTCTCAAGCTTCCCGTACGCGAAACTCGCTCGCCTGGTCAAGCTGCCGGCCTGGTTCTGGCTGCTCCCGGTGGTCGGCGCCCTGGTCGACGCCCGGCTGACCTTCGTCATGCTGGTCGCGGTCTACCTGGTGAGCGGCCCGATCATGTGGGCCCGCGCCAAGCGCGTCTAG
- a CDS encoding NUDIX domain-containing protein, with protein sequence MKIRRVGAYGICRDDSGRVLLARNSPLSEFPGLWTLPGGGVEQGEHPDAAVVREFGEETGLSVRIEALHAVTADVFRLPGGDLEHTDRIVYDVSVTGGALRPEVGGTTESVEWVTSARIAELPLMSFTSAMLGGSAAVSDKPDEDEELSRPSRVQRFGAYGVATDPNGRILLTRIAEGYPGAGRWHLPGGGTDHGETPEAALTRELFEETAQRGRATGLLGISHRHDPAALGPEGVPIDWHVIRVLFRVQVDLPTVPVVTEEAGGSTAEARWFTPAEARRLRLTELAADAVARVGAEQAR encoded by the coding sequence GTGAAGATCAGGCGAGTCGGGGCGTACGGGATCTGTCGCGACGATTCTGGGCGGGTGCTGCTCGCCCGGAACTCGCCGCTGAGCGAGTTCCCCGGCCTCTGGACCCTGCCCGGCGGCGGCGTCGAGCAGGGGGAGCACCCGGATGCCGCGGTGGTGCGCGAATTCGGTGAGGAGACCGGTCTGTCCGTACGGATCGAGGCACTGCACGCCGTCACCGCGGACGTCTTCCGGCTACCCGGTGGCGACCTCGAGCACACGGATCGCATCGTCTACGACGTCTCGGTGACCGGAGGAGCCCTGCGGCCCGAGGTCGGCGGCACTACCGAGTCGGTCGAATGGGTGACTTCCGCCCGTATCGCCGAGCTTCCGCTGATGTCGTTCACATCGGCCATGCTGGGCGGCTCCGCGGCCGTCTCCGACAAACCGGACGAAGACGAGGAACTGTCACGTCCGTCGCGGGTGCAGCGTTTCGGCGCGTACGGGGTGGCGACGGACCCGAACGGGCGGATCTTGCTCACCCGGATCGCCGAGGGATACCCCGGCGCCGGCCGCTGGCATCTGCCCGGCGGCGGCACCGACCACGGCGAGACACCCGAGGCGGCGCTGACCCGCGAACTGTTCGAGGAAACCGCTCAGCGTGGCCGCGCGACCGGCCTGCTGGGCATCTCCCATCGGCACGATCCCGCAGCTCTGGGGCCGGAAGGGGTGCCGATCGACTGGCACGTCATCCGGGTGCTGTTCAGGGTCCAGGTGGACCTGCCGACGGTACCTGTGGTGACCGAGGAGGCGGGCGGATCGACCGCGGAGGCGCGCTGGTTCACGCCGGCCGAGGCGAGGCGGCTGCGTCTCACGGAGCTGGCCGCCGACGCCGTAGCTCGCGTCGGTGCGGAACAGGCGAGGTAA
- a CDS encoding NUDIX domain-containing protein has translation MTPALEPLRRIAAYAVATDDDGRVLLVRASSKSGTPGVWSLPGGAVDHGEDPNHTVVRETAAETGLSVAVTGLRDVLADMRSLPHRGVTIHTDRLIYSVSIRGGTIVDRVGHPTDLARWHTLAEAERLKLRQFTADALGLGSASADLRPDTAPTFPSFYAHPGPDGLHRAQRFAAYAIATDPHDASLLLTRIAPGYPGEGRWHLPGGGTDYGEQPGTALIRELVEETGQEGRLVELLGVASHRDAASLGPEGYPIDWHGVRAFYRVIVDRPTDVEIRDVGGSTSEARWVPVKQVADLPEDELTEVTAEALRKAGLIWSR, from the coding sequence GTGACCCCCGCACTGGAACCGCTCCGCCGGATCGCTGCCTACGCCGTCGCCACTGATGACGACGGCCGGGTGCTGCTCGTGCGCGCCTCCAGCAAGTCCGGTACGCCGGGCGTCTGGTCGTTGCCCGGTGGCGCCGTCGATCACGGCGAGGACCCGAATCACACCGTCGTCCGCGAGACGGCCGCCGAGACCGGGCTCTCGGTCGCCGTCACCGGGCTGCGCGACGTGCTGGCCGACATGCGTTCGCTGCCGCACCGTGGCGTCACCATCCACACCGACCGGCTCATCTACTCGGTGTCGATCCGCGGTGGAACGATCGTGGACCGGGTCGGCCACCCCACCGACCTGGCCCGGTGGCACACGCTCGCCGAGGCCGAGCGCCTCAAGCTCCGGCAGTTCACGGCGGACGCGCTCGGGCTCGGCAGCGCCTCGGCCGACCTGCGCCCCGACACGGCGCCGACCTTCCCGTCGTTCTACGCCCATCCCGGGCCGGACGGGCTGCACCGCGCTCAGCGCTTCGCGGCGTACGCCATCGCCACCGACCCGCACGACGCCAGCCTGCTGCTGACCCGGATCGCCCCGGGTTATCCCGGCGAGGGCCGCTGGCACCTGCCCGGCGGCGGCACGGACTACGGCGAGCAACCCGGCACCGCCCTGATCCGCGAGCTGGTCGAGGAGACGGGGCAGGAGGGCCGGCTGGTCGAACTGCTCGGCGTGGCCAGCCACCGCGACGCCGCCTCGCTCGGCCCCGAGGGCTACCCGATCGACTGGCACGGCGTACGCGCCTTCTACCGGGTGATCGTCGACAGGCCCACCGACGTCGAGATCAGGGATGTCGGCGGCTCCACCTCCGAGGCCCGTTGGGTTCCGGTCAAGCAGGTCGCCGACCTGCCCGAGGACGAGCTCACCGAGGTGACGGCCGAGGCGCTGCGCAAGGCGGGACTAATCTGGTCCCGGTGA
- a CDS encoding PspC domain-containing protein, translating to MTQLPDGGLQTPYKQLRRPLDDRLAAGVCSGVGRYFGVDPVLVRVGFVLLAVITAGAALLAYPIMWFLMPEDSVGAWNAATTTPWNESTPDAWNPSTPGTSAEGTSNAWNPSAPGSPDASNPGAPGTSNDGTPNA from the coding sequence ATGACACAGCTCCCCGACGGCGGCCTCCAGACCCCGTACAAGCAACTCCGCCGGCCTCTCGACGACCGCCTCGCCGCGGGCGTCTGCAGCGGTGTCGGGCGCTACTTCGGCGTCGACCCGGTGCTCGTGCGCGTCGGCTTCGTGCTGCTCGCCGTGATCACCGCGGGCGCGGCGCTGCTCGCCTATCCCATCATGTGGTTCCTGATGCCCGAGGACTCGGTGGGCGCCTGGAACGCCGCCACCACGACCCCATGGAACGAGAGCACCCCGGACGCCTGGAACCCGAGCACCCCCGGCACCTCGGCCGAGGGCACCTCGAACGCCTGGAACCCGAGCGCTCCGGGCAGCCCGGACGCTTCGAACCCCGGCGCCCCGGGCACATCCAACGACGGCACCCCGAACGCCTGA
- the guaA gene encoding glutamine-hydrolyzing GMP synthase — translation MSTPRPVLVVDFGAQYAQLIARRVREARVYSEIVPHSMPVAEMLAKDPAAIILSGGPSSVYEPGAPVLDAKLFDNEVPVFGICYGFQAMAQALGGTVAHTGSREYGRTHLTAQGGTLLRELPDDLPVWMSHGDSVAVAPQGFAVTASTPGAPVAAFEDLTARRAGVQFHPEVAHTEQGQEMLKRFLYDIAGIEPTWTPGNIIDDQVAAIREQVGDKQVICGLSGGVDSAVAAALVHKAIGDQLTCVFVDHGLLRAGEAEQVEKDYVAATGIRLKVVDAADTFLGHLAGVTDPEQKRKIIGREFIRAFEGAARELDAERHIEFLVQGTLYPDVVESGGGTGTANIKSHHNVGGLPDDLQFALIEPLRTLFKDEVRALGSALGLPDEMVHRHPFPGPGLAIRIIGAVDRERLDLLRAADLIAREELTAAGLDRDVWQFPVVLLADVRSVGVQGDGRTYGHPVVLRPVSSEDAMTADWSRLPYDVIAKISTRITNEVREVNRVVLDVTSKPPGTIEWE, via the coding sequence GTGAGTACTCCCCGCCCGGTTCTCGTCGTCGACTTCGGCGCCCAGTACGCCCAGCTGATCGCCCGCCGTGTCCGTGAGGCGCGGGTCTATTCCGAGATTGTCCCGCACTCGATGCCCGTCGCCGAGATGCTGGCCAAGGACCCGGCCGCCATCATCCTGTCCGGCGGCCCGTCCAGCGTCTACGAGCCCGGCGCGCCCGTGCTCGACGCCAAGCTGTTCGACAACGAGGTGCCGGTCTTCGGCATCTGTTACGGCTTCCAGGCGATGGCTCAGGCGCTCGGCGGCACTGTCGCGCACACCGGCTCGCGGGAGTACGGGCGCACCCACCTGACCGCCCAGGGCGGCACGCTGCTGCGCGAGCTGCCCGACGACCTGCCGGTCTGGATGAGCCACGGCGACAGCGTGGCCGTGGCGCCGCAGGGCTTCGCGGTCACCGCTTCGACGCCGGGCGCGCCCGTGGCCGCTTTCGAGGACCTCACGGCCCGTCGCGCCGGCGTGCAGTTCCACCCCGAGGTGGCGCATACCGAGCAGGGTCAGGAAATGCTCAAGCGTTTCCTGTACGACATCGCCGGCATCGAGCCGACCTGGACGCCGGGCAACATCATCGACGACCAGGTGGCCGCGATCCGCGAGCAGGTCGGCGACAAGCAGGTGATCTGCGGGCTGTCCGGCGGCGTCGACTCGGCGGTGGCCGCCGCGCTCGTTCACAAGGCGATCGGCGACCAGCTGACCTGTGTCTTCGTCGACCACGGCCTCCTGCGCGCGGGCGAGGCCGAGCAGGTGGAAAAGGACTACGTCGCCGCCACCGGCATCCGGCTCAAGGTGGTCGACGCGGCCGACACGTTCCTGGGGCACCTGGCCGGCGTCACCGACCCGGAACAGAAGCGCAAGATCATCGGACGCGAGTTCATCCGCGCGTTCGAGGGCGCTGCCCGCGAGCTCGACGCCGAGCGGCACATCGAGTTCCTGGTGCAGGGCACGCTCTATCCCGACGTCGTCGAGTCCGGCGGCGGCACCGGCACGGCCAACATCAAGTCCCACCACAACGTGGGCGGCCTCCCCGACGACCTGCAGTTCGCGCTCATCGAGCCGCTTCGCACCCTGTTCAAGGACGAGGTGCGTGCCCTCGGCTCGGCGCTGGGCCTGCCCGACGAGATGGTCCACCGGCACCCGTTCCCAGGTCCCGGCCTGGCCATCCGCATCATCGGCGCGGTCGACCGGGAACGCCTCGACCTGCTGCGTGCGGCGGACCTGATCGCGCGCGAGGAACTGACCGCCGCCGGCCTCGACCGTGACGTGTGGCAGTTCCCGGTGGTCCTGCTGGCCGACGTGCGCAGCGTCGGCGTGCAGGGCGACGGCCGGACGTACGGGCACCCGGTCGTGCTGCGGCCGGTCTCCAGCGAGGACGCGATGACCGCCGACTGGTCGCGCCTGCCCTACGACGTGATCGCGAAGATCTCGACCCGGATCACCAACGAGGTGCGCGAGGTCAACCGGGTCGTCCTCGACGTCACGAGCAAGCCGCCGGGCACCATCGAGTGGGAGTGA